Proteins encoded by one window of Pseudochaenichthys georgianus chromosome 9, fPseGeo1.2, whole genome shotgun sequence:
- the serpind1 gene encoding heparin cofactor 2: MWVISVLSVACLLVSPSHAEIKELSSHFADPEQVPRGFESGGAVEIEDIPLEFHKENTVTNDLVFDDFEDADYIDFDKILGADDDDYTEGDEIDEIATPAPDIDIFAEPSDPKIRRARLLRLFHARTRLQRLNIVNAHFGFNLYRSLRNDVNQTDNILLAPAGISVAMGMMSLGAGPGTQDQIYKALGFAEFVNASHHYDNTTVHKLFRKLTHRLFRRNFGYTLRSVNDVYVKKDVAVKDSFRTETKAYYFAEPQSVDFRDQAFLKKANHRIQKLTKGLIKEGLKSVDPNMVLMLLNYLYFKGTWEQKFPKEMTHYRNFRVNEKTNVRVPMMTNKGNYLAASDHELECDILQLPYTGQISMLIALPTKITGMRTLEQEISPTVVEKWIKNMTNRTREVVLPRFKLEQNYDLIPNLKEMGLTDLFQESGDFSGMTSENISMNWLKHQGTITVNEEGTEAAALTQVGFMPLSSQIRFIVDRPFLFLIYEHRTDCLVFMGRVVNPSQN; the protein is encoded by the exons ATGTGGGTCATCTCAGTCCTCTCCGTGGCCTGCCTGCTGGTCAGTCCGTCCCATGCTGAGATCAAAGAGCTCAGCTCTCACTTCGCTGACCCTGAACAGGTCCCCAGAGGCTTTGAGTCTGGGGGGGCAGTGGAGATTGAGGACATCCCCTTGGAGTTCCACAAAGAAAACACCGTCACTAATGACCTAGTTTTTGATGATTTTGAGGATGCAGATTATATTGATTTTGATAAGATCCTGGGAGCGGATGATGACGACTATAC TGAAGGGGATGAGATAGATGAGATCGCCACCCCCGCCCCGGACATCGACATCTTTGCTGAACCCTCCGACCCAAAGATCCGCCGGGCTAGACTCCTGCGGCTGTTCCACGCTCGCACTCGCCTCCAACGCCTCAACATTGTAAACGCACATTTCGGTTTCAACCTCTATCGAAGTCTTCGTAATGATGTCAACCAGACCGACAACATCCTGCTCGCCCCTGCTGGTATCTCTGTTGCCATGGGGATGATGTCTTTAGGAGCAGGACCGGGAACCCAGGATCAGATCTACAAAGCTTTGGGATTCGCAGAGTTTGTCAATGCTAGCCATCACTACGACAACACAACAGTGCACAAGCTGTTCAGGAAGCTGACGCACAGGCTCTTCAGGAGGAACTTTGGCTACACGCTACGCTCCGTGAACGATGTCTACGTAAAGAAGGATGTCGCGGTGAAAGATAGTTTCCGCACAGAGACAAAGGCTTATTATTTTGCAGAGCCGCAGTCAGTGGATTTCAGGGACCAGGCCTTCCTGAAGAAGGCCAATCACCGCATCCAAAAGCTGACCAAAGGGCTGATCAAGGAAGGGCTCAAGAGTGTGGACCCAAACATGGTGCTGATGCTGCTCAACTACCTGTACTTCAAAG GTACATGGGAACAGAAATTCCCCAAAGAAATGACTCACTATCGCAACTTCCGAGTCAACGAAAAGACAAATGTTCGCGTGCCAATGATGACCAACAAGGGGAACTATCTTGCTGCTTCCGACCATGAACTAGAGTGTGACATCCTACAG CTCCCCTACACAGGACAAATCAGCATGCTCATTGCCTTGCCTACGAAGATCACTGGCATGAGGACTTTGGAGCAGGAGATCTCTCCCACAGTTGTCGAAAAGTGGATCAAAAACATGACAAACAG GACTCGAGAGGTGGTGTTAcctcgttttaaactggagcaGAACTATGACTTGATTCCCAATTTGAAGGAGATGGGCCTCACTGACTTGTTCCAGGAGAGTGGAGATTTCTCTGGAATGACCTCTGAAAATATTTCCATGAACTGG CTGAAGCACCAGGGAACCATCACTGTGAACGAAGAGGGGACTGAGGCTGCTGCTCTGACACAGGTGGGCTTCATGCCCCTCTCCTCTCAGATCCGCTTCATTGTGGACCGTCCCTTCCTCTTCCTGATCTACGAACATCGCACAGACTGCCTTGTGTTCATGGGTCGGGTCGTCaacccttcacagaactaa